Genomic segment of Zerene cesonia ecotype Mississippi chromosome 7, Zerene_cesonia_1.1, whole genome shotgun sequence:
aaagtaaaattgaCCCACAGTCAAATCAGATGGTACTAAATATTTCTTCTTGTCGAGATCTCCAAGCCTAGCCTTTGGTGCTTTCTCCACAATTACTGGTACTCTGTCTGGATACTTTCTGCGAATTTTCTCACCTTCCGCCTTCCGTTTTTCAAAGGAATGTTCTTCTTTATATTGAAACTTCATTTTTACTACTTTtcacaataattttctaaattatgtAGTCAAACGAGTAAATGCGacttgttttttgtttttgcgttattgttttataaattcaatgacGCAATCAGCTGATATGACAAATAACAACAGACAATGATCGACAAATGGCGTCGCTGCGCGtcgatattcaataaaaagcacagataacaaagaaatttcatagatataaacgttctcatttatattaatcacaTAACAATGGTtataaaaactcaaaattatgatatttttgagCTCGTTAATGCTCATATAACACAGGTTTTGTCATTCACGTTATacttgaaaacaaatttttaaatttaattgcctATTAACTATTCACTTTATATAACGTTAGTATTCCgacgttaaataataaataattaggtaCAGTAGACATAATATCGACACAGATTTAATCGACaacaatcataatttttactaaTGGTAATTATACAATGGCATGCCAAACTTCCAATTCAAAGCATAGCCAATTGCCAAACTCCAAAGCCAAGCTTGTCGGTGGGAAGccgaataattttaaagggtTATTTCGCTTTTTAAAAGGCGTTTATCAATAATACTATTAATCGACACCTTTGAATTAActgtattttcttaataaaacaacatcatGCGTAAAAGAAAGTCACTCAAGAAAGGTGATGATGACTCTGAGGGATCCGAACCTGGCGGAGAACCTGAAGAATTCCAAGATTCAGGTGAAGATTGGACGCCTGATGCCGATTcggtaaaaataaatcaaaattttattaaaaactatatgaGTTACCACTAACATAATGGCTTATACCTTACGTTCTCTAAATcgaaagataaattaatttgtattttttgaagGTTAGGATTATTCGCTGTTAAcagttaaagaaatattttgtatgaattataCACAAATTTGTATTGGGAATTGATGTTTTTGTAATCAGATTCGATATTTCTTTACCATGACATTAGGACTGATGTtttgtgaattaatttatagaatgAACAACCGACTAGGGGGGGACGTAAACGTGGAAGACCTCCAATGAATAGCACTAAAAAAAAGCGCAAAAATTCATCATCAGAAGAAAGTGAAGGGGAAGGTGAAGAAGATGAGGAAGGAGAAGATGAAGAAGGAGAACTAGATGAGGAAGAAGGGTCTGATGATGAAAAGAATGGCTCCGATGGGAACAAATCAGATTCAAGTCAATCAAAGGACATACCAAAGCATTTCCATGTTAGTagcttatattttgtttgatgaATGGAATAGGAAATCCCTTCTTTTTAGTTTCactttttttcctaatttATTCTGTATTCAGAATTTAAcaaggtttttatttatgtatatagctATTTCTAAATGTTCTCTGCATTTTCAGTCTGGAAacttcgttttattaaaatctgatGTAAAATGGGAAGAAGATAAAGTAATTTCAAAACTTGATGAGCTTAATTTGTGGAAAATTGATGGAAAAGCTTtactacaaaaatttattccaaTGGAATCAAATGGAAAAATCCTCCATAAATGCACATGTgtggtaagttttttttatagtgaaaaTAACAACTGATTTACatgtaatttagtatttattattttatcatgtgAGATgtgattaataaacattaatgtaaaaaatttaaacaatggaTGATTATGACATTCCTTTTagtatagtttaaaatatttgttaatgtaaTACAATAGATGGTGGATACCACATGCATGGCATTTTGGGTTGGTTGTTGTTGGttcagatatatatttattgcataacTAAGACTGATAAATTAAGCTAAGCAAATGTAACAATCACAAATTTTTTtgcttgaatttatttaagcaaggttttgatgaaaatagatttataaaaatgtgacaaCCCTAATTGTAaggcaaaaagaaaaatattgtattatatacatacctgtatataatattgtaatttaatttaatgtgtttgCTATGGAATACATAATCTTAGGACAAataatccatttttattttttacatttgatgAATTTCCCTTTTCAGTATTCAGGGTGGAATGTTGACAACCGTGACAATTACTATCCAATAACTGAAATTTTAGACCGCAACCCACGCACAGACTCTAAGGAAATATGTGTAGCGTTAGATCTTAACGATCTTGTAAAAGTAAGGGACAAGTAAAGAGTATTACTCCAATTAGTTAAGTCTAAATGtatggaattatttttttttcttttggcACTTCATTCCAGATTACTTTgt
This window contains:
- the LOC119840687 gene encoding gamma-aminobutyric acid receptor-associated protein — protein: MKFQYKEEHSFEKRKAEGEKIRRKYPDRVPVIVEKAPKARLGDLDKKKYLVPSDLTVGQFYFLIRKRIHLRPEDALFFFVNNVIPPTSATMGSLYQEHHDEDFFLYIAFSDENVYGY